The following proteins are co-located in the Algiphilus sp. genome:
- the lolA gene encoding outer membrane lipoprotein chaperone LolA: MTRFRHTAALLLGALLLPVSLSAASQEAEAALTRFVERVETLSADFTQIERDDTGTVLQESTGRFWLQRPGRFRWEVQAPFAQVVVADGETLWHYDPDLAQATRRPAAPALAGTPAELLAEGAGLRERFAIENAEPEALPDGVAAVRLVPDSDQSDFRSVLLHLRDGVPEALFFEDRIGGRTEVRFSAVTVNEAIAESRLRFTPPEGTEVVALE; encoded by the coding sequence ATGACCCGATTCCGCCACACCGCCGCCCTTCTGCTCGGCGCACTCCTCCTTCCGGTGTCGCTATCCGCCGCCAGCCAGGAGGCCGAGGCCGCGCTGACACGCTTCGTCGAACGCGTCGAGACCCTGAGCGCCGATTTCACGCAGATCGAGCGCGACGACACCGGCACGGTGCTTCAGGAGAGCACCGGCCGATTCTGGCTGCAGCGGCCCGGCCGCTTCCGCTGGGAAGTGCAGGCGCCCTTCGCGCAGGTCGTGGTCGCGGACGGCGAGACCCTGTGGCACTACGACCCCGATCTCGCCCAGGCCACCCGCCGGCCGGCCGCGCCCGCGCTTGCCGGCACGCCGGCCGAGCTGCTCGCGGAGGGGGCCGGGCTGCGCGAACGCTTCGCGATCGAGAATGCCGAGCCGGAGGCGCTGCCCGACGGCGTCGCGGCGGTGCGACTGGTGCCGGACTCCGACCAGAGCGACTTCCGCTCGGTGCTGCTGCACCTGCGCGACGGCGTGCCGGAGGCGCTCTTCTTCGAGGACCGCATCGGCGGCCGTACCGAGGTCCGCTTCTCCGCGGTGACGGTCAACGAAGCGATCGCGGAATCGCGGCTGCGCTTCACGCCGCCCGAGGGCACCGAAGTGGTCGCCCTCGAATGA